One window of Papaver somniferum cultivar HN1 chromosome 9, ASM357369v1, whole genome shotgun sequence genomic DNA carries:
- the LOC113309667 gene encoding zinc transporter 1-like, with product MARCNTMKLALKSNIVTILILFICVFPLFLSQVVNGHGGSHDEDEEHVDEAGAHSDVRSKGLILVKIYCLIILLVSTFVCGVSPYFLRWNETFLLLGTQFAGGIFLATSLLHFLSDSNETFEDLTENHYPFAYMLASFGYIFTMLGDCIILYVTRRSCSSGDVKIEVDVEEQVKNRIAPSAHLQPAEVLLRSSSFSDTVLLIAALCFHSVFEGIAIGVADNKADAWRSLWTISLHKVFAAVAMGIALLRLLPDRPFLATIAYSFAFAISSPVGVGIGIGIDATTQGKVADWIYGISMGFATGIFIYVAIHHLISKGYKPEKPSFFDTPFFKLASVLLGVGVMAVVMIWD from the exons ATGGCACGTTGTAATACCATGAAATTAGCTCTCAAATCCAACATAGTAACAATTCTAATCCTTTTCATTTGTGTTTTTCCATTGTTTTTGTCTCAAGTTGTTAATGGTCATGGAGGTtctcatgatgaagatgaagaacatgttgATGAAGCCGGGGCGCACTCGGACGTGCGTTCCAAGGGGTTAATTCTTGTGAAAATTTATTGTCTTATAATATTGTTGGTGTCCACTTTTGTATGTGGAGTGTCTCCATATTTCTTGCGGTGGAATGAAACTTTTCTATTGTTAGGAACTCAATTTGCCGGTGGGATTTTTCTGGCGACTTCTCTACTGCATTTCTTAAGTGATTCGAATGAAACTTTTGAGGATCTCACCGAAAATCACTATCCTTTTGCTTACATGCTTGCTTCATTTGGTTATATCTTTACTATGTTGGGTGATTGTATAATTTTATATGTCACACGACGCTCTTGTAGTAGCGGAGATGTGAAAATTGAAGTTGATGTAGAAGAACAGGTAAAAAACAGGATTGCGCCGTCAGCACATCTTCAACCAGCTGAAGTTTTGTTGAGGAGTTCTTCATTTAGTGATACTGTGCTTCTGATTGCTGCACTATGTTTCCATTCTGTTTTCGAGGGCATAGCTATTGGAGTTGCAG ATAATAAAGCTGATGCGTGGAGAAGTTTGTGGACCATATCACTTCACAAGGTATTTGCTGCTGTTGCTATGGGAATTGCACTGCTCAGGTTGTTACCAGACAGGCCGTTCCTCGCAACAATTGCTTACTCATTTGCATTCGCTATTTCAAGTCCAGTTGGAGTAGGCATCGGGATCGGTATTGATGCCACTACCCAAGGAAAAGTAGCTGATTGGATCTATGGCATTTCAATGGGTTTTGCAACTGGAATTTTCATCTATGTGGCCATTCACCATCTTATTTCTAAAGGCTACAAACCAGAAAAACCTTCTTTCTTCGACACCCCGTTTTTTAAGCTTGCTTCGGTGCTTTTAGGTGTGGGAGTGATGGCAGTGGTCATGATCTGGGATTAa
- the LOC113309668 gene encoding E3 ubiquitin-protein ligase SDIR1-like isoform X1 yields the protein MSYAFRGARPDIENGFAGSIPHQRPSLRIRAARPNITNSFAFLFTVFLLFMILNSNQISPRFLVWLVFGVFLVAAIFRMYEICRQIQAQSQVHAGGPSDALQGQTELRLQMPSSSLAIAARGGLQGLRLQLALLGHNFDELEFETLGAVDSHNVSPAPSMSEEEINALPVLKYRVTGEESEDALQQQSSSSPAAEQSNQVSGEAEASPKDPGDGLTCSVCLEQVNQGEIIRTLPCLHQFHSTCIDPWLRQQGICPVCKFRANELLE from the exons ATGAGTTATGCATTTCGAGGAGCTAGACCTGATATTGAAAATGGGTTTGCTGGAAGTATTCCTCATCAACGTCCTTCATTG AGAATACGGGCAGCACGGCCGAATATTACCAACTCTTTTGCTTTTCTATTCACTG TTTTCTTGCTGTTCATGATACTAAACTCGAATCAGATATCACCAAGATTTCTG GTTTGGTtagtttttggtgtttttctggtggCTGCAATCTTTCGAATGTATGAAATATGCAGACAAATTCAAGCTCAGTCACAGGTGCATGCTGGGGGTCCCAGTGATGCACTGCAAGGTCAAACAGAGTTGCGGTTGCAGATGCCGTCGTCGTCGTTGGCAATTGCAGCAAGAGGTGGATTACAAGGTTTAAGACTCCAGCTTGCACTTCTTGGTCACAATTTTGATGAACTAG AATTTGAAACTCTGGGTGCAGTTGATTCGCATAATGTTTCCCCTGCTCCCTCAATGAGTGAGGAAGAGATTAATGCCCTTCCTGTTCTTAAGTACAGGGTTACGGGTGAAGAAAG TGAGGATGCGTTACAGCAGCAGAGCTCCTCTTCACCCGCAGCTGAG CAGAGTAATCAAGTTTCTGGTGAAGCAGAGGCTAGTCCAAAGGATCCTGGGGATGGACTAACTTGTAGTGTCTGCTTGGAGCAAGTGAATCAAGGAGAAATCATCCGGACCCTTCCATGTTTGCATCAG TTCCATTCCACCTGCATTGACCCATGGCTGCGGCAGCAAGGAATATGCCCTGTCTGCAAGTTTAGAGCAAATGAATTGCTGGAATGA
- the LOC113309668 gene encoding E3 ubiquitin-protein ligase SDIR1-like isoform X2, translating into MSYAFRGARPDIENGFAGSIPHQRPSLRIRAARPNITNSFAFLFTVFLLFMILNSNQISPRFLVWLVFGVFLVAAIFRMYEICRQIQAQSQVHAGGPSDALQGQTELRLQMPSSSLAIAARGGLQGLRLQLALLGHNFDELEFETLGAVDSHNVSPAPSMSEEEINALPVLKYRVTGEESEDALQQQSSSSPAAESNQVSGEAEASPKDPGDGLTCSVCLEQVNQGEIIRTLPCLHQFHSTCIDPWLRQQGICPVCKFRANELLE; encoded by the exons ATGAGTTATGCATTTCGAGGAGCTAGACCTGATATTGAAAATGGGTTTGCTGGAAGTATTCCTCATCAACGTCCTTCATTG AGAATACGGGCAGCACGGCCGAATATTACCAACTCTTTTGCTTTTCTATTCACTG TTTTCTTGCTGTTCATGATACTAAACTCGAATCAGATATCACCAAGATTTCTG GTTTGGTtagtttttggtgtttttctggtggCTGCAATCTTTCGAATGTATGAAATATGCAGACAAATTCAAGCTCAGTCACAGGTGCATGCTGGGGGTCCCAGTGATGCACTGCAAGGTCAAACAGAGTTGCGGTTGCAGATGCCGTCGTCGTCGTTGGCAATTGCAGCAAGAGGTGGATTACAAGGTTTAAGACTCCAGCTTGCACTTCTTGGTCACAATTTTGATGAACTAG AATTTGAAACTCTGGGTGCAGTTGATTCGCATAATGTTTCCCCTGCTCCCTCAATGAGTGAGGAAGAGATTAATGCCCTTCCTGTTCTTAAGTACAGGGTTACGGGTGAAGAAAG TGAGGATGCGTTACAGCAGCAGAGCTCCTCTTCACCCGCAGCTGAG AGTAATCAAGTTTCTGGTGAAGCAGAGGCTAGTCCAAAGGATCCTGGGGATGGACTAACTTGTAGTGTCTGCTTGGAGCAAGTGAATCAAGGAGAAATCATCCGGACCCTTCCATGTTTGCATCAG TTCCATTCCACCTGCATTGACCCATGGCTGCGGCAGCAAGGAATATGCCCTGTCTGCAAGTTTAGAGCAAATGAATTGCTGGAATGA